One stretch of Schlesneria sp. DSM 10557 DNA includes these proteins:
- a CDS encoding RND family transporter: MMTASTPPWLVRLTDLLLDYRRWWLALAILLTVAAWFPASRLQFEQSIESLYAKENQRLAAWRESKQTFGGDEFVVVAYTDPELFDPDSDRLSDAARDRIEALVEQLQQVKGLQSDSIQYLSVALQAPIGRSIIRKLMEGVLVGTDSQTTAIFCRLEPEGTAEIPRARTYQLVREIADAHNPPAAVVGEPVQVHDMFRYVEEDGATLGWASAILLMTVIFVLFRSIRWMLLPLIVVQVTLIWTKAILVLSGMQLSMVSSMLNSLVTIIGIATVMHITLRYREYRFSKTPVEALRQTMLDLSIPIFWTIATTALGFSAVMISNIAPVVSFGIMMTLATLLVLVTCALVLPGAILLGGSEKVPGRAPAEDSVTKVLGGLTKSVESRPVLVGGAMSLLTIFCAAGLFRLQVETDFSKNFRSSSPIVKSLNLFEERLGGAGTWEVNFPAPPELDSAFLAQVSEFTAQLRQLEDPQSPGRLTKVISLTDGLDLIGFLPLSWRISALERMQPDFVTGLYNPEQGRMRIMLRARERQPSASKLELIAKVEQLAEQRFQGARCTGLFVLLTYLIESLMGDQLTSFVVAALAIMVCVWIAFRSLPLALILLIPNLFPIVLVIGTMGWIGLPINIATAMIASVSMGLTVDSSIHYLSGYTDARRRGLSFSQALRETHQGVGLALVFANVALVAGFSVLALSHFIPLVYFGILVSVAMIGGLLGNLILLPLLLRLVAGGHAAATDLETMPQTVGENGEEVAQA, translated from the coding sequence ATGATGACCGCTTCGACCCCGCCCTGGTTAGTCCGGTTGACAGATCTGTTGCTGGATTATCGTCGGTGGTGGCTCGCATTGGCGATCCTGCTGACTGTTGCGGCCTGGTTTCCCGCTTCACGACTTCAGTTTGAGCAGTCGATCGAATCGCTGTACGCGAAAGAGAATCAGCGACTGGCGGCATGGCGGGAAAGCAAGCAAACGTTTGGTGGTGATGAATTTGTGGTCGTCGCCTACACGGATCCGGAGCTGTTCGATCCAGATAGCGACCGTCTTTCGGATGCGGCACGAGACCGGATTGAAGCGCTGGTCGAACAGCTTCAGCAAGTGAAAGGTCTTCAGTCAGACAGTATCCAGTACTTGTCGGTTGCGCTCCAGGCACCGATTGGACGGTCGATCATCCGCAAGCTGATGGAAGGTGTGCTGGTCGGCACTGACTCGCAGACGACCGCCATCTTCTGCCGGCTTGAGCCGGAAGGGACGGCCGAGATTCCCCGCGCCAGGACTTATCAGCTCGTTCGCGAGATTGCGGATGCCCACAATCCTCCTGCCGCAGTCGTGGGAGAGCCCGTTCAAGTACACGACATGTTTCGGTACGTCGAGGAGGATGGGGCGACGCTGGGTTGGGCATCGGCCATTCTGCTCATGACTGTGATTTTCGTTCTGTTCCGCAGTATCCGCTGGATGCTGCTGCCGCTGATCGTGGTTCAGGTCACGCTGATCTGGACGAAGGCTATCCTGGTGCTGAGTGGCATGCAGCTCAGCATGGTCAGTTCCATGTTGAACTCGCTGGTCACGATCATCGGCATCGCGACCGTCATGCACATCACGCTGCGTTATCGTGAGTATCGCTTTTCGAAGACCCCGGTCGAAGCGCTCCGTCAGACGATGCTGGATCTGTCGATTCCAATCTTCTGGACGATCGCGACCACGGCCCTGGGTTTTTCTGCGGTCATGATCAGCAATATCGCACCGGTGGTCAGCTTTGGGATCATGATGACCCTGGCCACACTGCTTGTCCTGGTGACGTGTGCCCTGGTGCTGCCAGGCGCGATCCTGCTGGGGGGATCCGAGAAGGTCCCGGGGCGTGCCCCGGCCGAGGACAGCGTGACCAAAGTCCTGGGTGGATTAACCAAGTCGGTCGAGTCGCGTCCCGTGCTGGTCGGAGGGGCGATGTCGCTGCTGACCATCTTCTGTGCGGCTGGATTGTTTCGGCTGCAGGTCGAGACCGATTTCAGTAAGAACTTCCGCAGTTCGAGTCCGATCGTCAAATCACTCAATCTGTTTGAAGAACGTCTGGGGGGTGCAGGAACCTGGGAAGTCAACTTCCCCGCTCCCCCCGAACTGGACAGTGCGTTTCTGGCACAGGTCAGCGAATTCACGGCTCAACTGCGTCAGCTTGAAGATCCCCAGTCACCGGGCCGTCTCACCAAGGTGATTTCCCTTACCGATGGTCTGGATCTCATCGGGTTCCTCCCTTTGTCCTGGCGTATTTCGGCGTTGGAACGGATGCAGCCTGACTTCGTGACGGGGCTCTATAACCCGGAACAGGGGCGGATGCGGATCATGCTGCGTGCCCGCGAACGACAGCCGTCCGCCTCGAAACTGGAACTGATCGCGAAGGTCGAGCAGCTTGCCGAACAACGATTCCAGGGGGCCCGATGTACCGGCTTGTTTGTGCTGCTGACGTACCTGATCGAGAGCCTGATGGGGGACCAGTTGACCAGCTTCGTCGTGGCTGCGTTGGCCATCATGGTCTGTGTCTGGATCGCCTTTCGCAGTCTGCCCCTGGCCCTGATTTTATTGATACCCAATCTGTTCCCGATTGTGCTGGTGATCGGCACGATGGGCTGGATCGGCTTACCGATCAATATCGCCACCGCGATGATCGCCAGCGTGTCCATGGGTCTGACGGTCGATTCCAGCATTCACTACCTCTCCGGTTATACGGACGCCCGACGTCGCGGCCTCTCTTTTTCCCAGGCACTGCGGGAGACACATCAGGGGGTGGGACTCGCGCTGGTCTTTGCCAATGTGGCTCTGGTGGCGGGGTTCTCGGTCCTGGCGCTGTCGCACTTCATTCCGCTGGTTTACTTTGGAATCCTGGTCAGTGTGGCGATGATCGGCGGTTTGCTGGGCAACTTGATCCTGCTCCCCTTGCTTCTTCGGCTGGTCGCTGGCGGGCACGCGGCTGCCACGGATTTGGAAACGATGCCTCAAACAGTGGGAGAGAATGGCGAAGAAGTCGCTCAGGCTTAA
- a CDS encoding sensor histidine kinase, with amino-acid sequence MTSENLAVLATLIKQQRKALLVQWRQQVRKLPSAQGLDNPTLNDHIPDLLDELAAALIVQARQDIAEPCNDSSPRIHGLQRLNVSFELEEVVAEYNILRGCIHDLADQNGVILQGEPFHILNRVFDRAIGLALSTYTAQQAMDVQERRQEYLAFVAHDLRTPLSAISTAGRVLEMMLPQQVMNDPDLVQLLKALNRNVKHLENLISKVIEENTHLQTETGIRLERREFDLWPVVESIILDFRPLVEETGTKLLNRVPDETVVFADAGLIRRILQNLIANAIRYTTGGTIEIGAERLETCPGIANCWVADNGSGIPAEQLSQVFDKGATDPENEEGEGLGLAIVKAFIEAHQGTVSVDSKVGVGTTFRFSLPDRTNPTTTSA; translated from the coding sequence ATGACGAGTGAAAATCTGGCAGTCCTGGCGACGCTTATCAAACAGCAGCGAAAGGCCTTGCTGGTACAGTGGCGACAGCAAGTACGAAAGCTCCCCTCTGCACAAGGGTTAGATAACCCCACTCTCAACGACCACATTCCGGATTTGCTGGATGAACTGGCGGCGGCGTTGATCGTTCAGGCCCGGCAGGACATTGCGGAACCATGCAATGACAGCAGTCCTCGAATCCACGGATTGCAGCGGTTGAACGTTTCCTTCGAGCTCGAAGAGGTCGTGGCCGAGTACAATATTCTGCGAGGATGTATTCATGATCTGGCCGATCAGAATGGCGTGATCCTGCAGGGAGAGCCATTTCATATCCTCAACCGCGTGTTCGATCGCGCCATTGGACTGGCTTTGTCGACATACACTGCGCAGCAGGCGATGGACGTGCAGGAACGGCGACAGGAGTATCTGGCATTCGTGGCGCATGATCTCCGCACTCCGCTCAGTGCGATTTCCACCGCCGGTCGCGTGCTGGAAATGATGTTACCCCAACAGGTAATGAATGATCCCGATCTCGTTCAGTTGTTGAAAGCTCTGAACCGGAACGTGAAGCACCTGGAAAACTTGATCAGTAAAGTCATCGAAGAAAATACGCATCTGCAGACGGAAACAGGGATTCGACTCGAACGACGCGAGTTCGATTTGTGGCCCGTTGTCGAGTCAATCATCCTTGACTTCCGCCCGCTCGTTGAAGAGACCGGCACAAAACTGCTCAATCGTGTTCCCGATGAGACTGTTGTCTTTGCGGATGCCGGGCTGATTCGGCGCATCCTCCAGAACCTGATCGCAAATGCGATTCGCTATACCACCGGCGGAACGATCGAGATTGGTGCAGAAAGACTGGAGACCTGCCCCGGGATTGCGAATTGCTGGGTCGCCGATAACGGATCAGGAATCCCTGCTGAACAACTCTCTCAGGTCTTTGACAAGGGGGCAACGGACCCCGAGAACGAAGAGGGAGAAGGTCTGGGACTGGCGATCGTAAAAGCCTTCATTGAAGCCCATCAGGGGACCGTGAGCGTCGACAGCAAAGTTGGCGTCGGTACGACCTTTCGTTTTTCCTTGCCAGACCGGACGAATCCGACCACGACAAGTGCCTGA
- the speB gene encoding agmatinase: protein MTTPTFAAQPYSGIASFGRCPIINDPQGYDVAIAGIPYDGSVSYRSGTRFGPRAIREQSLLLWGYNNVQQVAPFKTLKIADVGDIDVIPPDIVATHHEIERAASRFLAAGPKLISLGGDHSISLPLLRAHAKKYGPVAVVHFDAHPDTWDSEYPGQKYSHGTPFRRALDESLIDPAAYVQIGIRGPTNGPEDYLDAIRLGTRMITLEEFRRSGVDTVLAEVQSRIGARPTYVTLDIDAVDPAFAPGTGTPEVGGITSYEMLQLVRGLHGLNLVGFDLVEVSPPFDSANITSILAANLVFEFLSLIAKASK, encoded by the coding sequence ATGACGACTCCGACTTTCGCCGCTCAGCCCTATTCCGGGATCGCTTCATTCGGTCGATGTCCCATCATCAACGATCCGCAAGGGTATGACGTCGCGATCGCAGGGATCCCGTATGATGGATCTGTCTCGTACCGCAGCGGCACCCGCTTTGGTCCCCGGGCCATTCGCGAGCAGTCGCTGTTGCTGTGGGGTTATAACAATGTCCAGCAGGTTGCCCCGTTCAAGACGTTGAAGATTGCGGACGTGGGGGATATTGACGTGATCCCTCCCGATATCGTTGCGACTCACCACGAGATTGAGCGGGCGGCATCCCGGTTTCTCGCTGCGGGTCCCAAACTGATCTCGCTGGGGGGCGATCACTCCATCTCGTTACCCCTGTTGCGGGCTCATGCGAAGAAGTATGGCCCCGTGGCGGTTGTCCATTTTGATGCTCATCCCGATACGTGGGACTCGGAGTATCCCGGCCAGAAGTACAGTCACGGCACCCCGTTCCGGCGGGCTCTGGACGAATCATTGATCGATCCTGCCGCCTACGTTCAAATCGGAATTCGCGGCCCCACCAATGGCCCGGAAGACTACCTCGATGCGATCAGGCTCGGGACCCGTATGATCACGCTGGAAGAATTCCGTCGCAGCGGGGTTGATACTGTCCTGGCGGAAGTGCAATCCCGGATCGGAGCGCGACCGACCTACGTGACGCTGGACATCGATGCGGTCGACCCCGCCTTCGCTCCCGGAACGGGAACCCCTGAGGTCGGGGGCATCACCAGCTACGAGATGCTGCAACTGGTGCGAGGCTTGCATGGGCTGAACCTCGTCGGTTTCGATCTGGTGGAGGTCTCGCCACCGTTCGACTCGGCCAACATCACATCCATTCTCGCGGCCAACCTGGTGTTCGAATTCCTGTCACTGATTGCCAAAGCCAGCAAATAA
- the mtnA gene encoding S-methyl-5-thioribose-1-phosphate isomerase, producing MNNPRPAVSWVGDAPSGALQLIDQTLLPVEYREIRCATAEVVWEAIKSLRVRGAPAIGVAAAYGVVVGCQPVAQSTRADFNAKLDSVVKYLAGSRPTAVNLFWGLDRMRRVADASPSLGSAEMLDRLLEEAKAIELEDREMCASIARHGLPLLSECKGVLTHCNTGGLATAGDGTALAVIFAAARQNPELKVYADETRPLLQGARLTAWELMQRGVSATLICDSMAGWVMHEGRVQAVIVGADRIAANGDSANKIGTYSLSILAKAHNIPFYVAAPSSTFDLTIESGKEIPIEERASAEITHAFGKQTAPDQCMTYNPAFDVAPATHITALITEKGVIQPVTKERIHAVLTGNGQ from the coding sequence ATGAATAATCCTCGACCTGCTGTTTCCTGGGTAGGAGACGCGCCTTCGGGCGCTCTTCAACTGATTGATCAGACTTTGCTACCGGTAGAATACCGCGAAATCCGCTGCGCCACGGCGGAAGTGGTGTGGGAAGCCATCAAGTCGCTACGAGTGCGTGGTGCTCCGGCCATCGGTGTTGCAGCCGCATACGGCGTCGTGGTCGGGTGCCAGCCCGTTGCTCAGTCAACCCGGGCGGATTTCAACGCAAAGCTGGACTCGGTCGTCAAGTATCTCGCCGGGAGTCGTCCCACTGCCGTGAACCTCTTCTGGGGTCTGGATCGCATGCGGCGAGTGGCCGATGCCTCGCCGTCGCTGGGATCTGCCGAGATGCTCGATCGACTGCTCGAAGAAGCCAAGGCGATCGAGCTCGAAGATCGAGAGATGTGTGCATCCATCGCTCGCCACGGCCTTCCTTTACTGAGCGAATGCAAGGGGGTCTTGACCCACTGTAATACCGGTGGACTGGCAACGGCAGGTGACGGGACGGCCCTGGCGGTGATCTTCGCCGCCGCACGGCAGAACCCCGAACTCAAGGTCTACGCCGATGAAACCCGGCCGCTGCTGCAAGGGGCTCGACTGACGGCGTGGGAACTGATGCAGCGCGGCGTCTCTGCCACGCTGATCTGTGACTCGATGGCCGGCTGGGTCATGCACGAAGGCCGCGTCCAGGCTGTCATTGTCGGGGCAGACCGCATTGCCGCAAATGGTGACTCTGCCAATAAGATCGGTACGTATTCGCTCTCGATCCTGGCGAAGGCCCACAACATCCCGTTCTACGTTGCGGCTCCCTCCAGCACGTTCGATCTGACAATCGAAAGCGGAAAAGAGATCCCCATCGAAGAACGTGCCTCTGCCGAGATCACGCACGCGTTCGGGAAGCAGACGGCTCCTGACCAGTGCATGACCTACAACCCGGCATTCGATGTCGCACCCGCGACTCACATCACGGCACTGATTACGGAAAAAGGGGTCATTCAGCCCGTCACGAAAGAACGAATCCACGCCGTCCTGACCGGCAACGGACAGTAA
- a CDS encoding NIPSNAP family protein — translation MNSLKILMGSLALVGLGMGLGWTIRPVLAEPEKPAHVYELRTYTTEPGKLPALHARFRDHTVRLFEKHGMKNVIYLTPVDADGKPVDNKLVYLLAHKSQDAAKASFDSFRQDPDWKAAREASEKDGKILAVAPESIFYVPTDYSPLK, via the coding sequence ATGAATTCGCTCAAAATTCTGATGGGGTCGCTGGCTTTGGTCGGTTTGGGGATGGGTCTCGGCTGGACAATCCGGCCGGTACTGGCAGAACCCGAAAAGCCCGCTCACGTCTACGAACTGCGGACCTACACCACCGAGCCAGGAAAACTGCCGGCATTGCATGCCCGGTTCCGCGACCACACGGTCCGGCTGTTTGAAAAGCACGGCATGAAAAATGTCATTTACCTGACCCCCGTTGATGCCGATGGAAAACCGGTCGACAACAAGCTGGTCTATCTGCTGGCTCACAAGAGTCAGGACGCCGCCAAAGCCTCGTTCGACAGCTTCCGGCAGGATCCTGACTGGAAAGCCGCACGCGAAGCGTCTGAGAAAGATGGCAAGATTCTGGCTGTCGCGCCGGAATCAATCTTCTACGTTCCTACGGACTACTCGCCCTTGAAGTAA